Proteins encoded in a region of the Leifsonia sp. PS1209 genome:
- a CDS encoding NUDIX domain-containing protein — MSAAIYAAGALCWRVVDEKIVVLVVHRTKYGDVTIPKGKVDPGETLPQTAVREIHEETGLQVALGVPLGVSMYPISSGREKIVHFWAAEVGDKAIAQSTFVPNAEIAAIEWVTLKKARGYLTYERDVEILDAFEKLVRQGVTSTFALIALRHGKAAPRGDWDGPDASRPLTDRGVKQACSDVPTITAWRPKRIITSDAVRCVGTVAPLAAATGVKPRHEPGISQDAYEEGRGEVRSVIGKRVRSRKTAVLCSHGPVLPEIMREIALATGTMPGAYLNDAADLDTGGFSIVHLSASNPASGIISIETYAPVA, encoded by the coding sequence GTGAGCGCGGCCATCTACGCCGCGGGCGCCCTCTGCTGGCGCGTCGTGGACGAGAAGATCGTGGTGCTCGTCGTCCACCGCACGAAGTACGGCGATGTCACCATCCCCAAAGGCAAGGTCGACCCGGGCGAGACGCTGCCGCAGACCGCCGTGCGCGAGATCCACGAGGAGACCGGGCTGCAGGTCGCGCTCGGCGTCCCTCTCGGCGTCTCGATGTACCCGATCTCGAGCGGGCGCGAGAAGATCGTGCACTTCTGGGCGGCCGAGGTCGGCGACAAGGCCATCGCCCAGTCGACGTTCGTCCCCAACGCGGAGATCGCCGCGATCGAGTGGGTGACGCTGAAGAAGGCGCGCGGCTACCTCACCTACGAGCGCGACGTCGAGATCCTCGACGCGTTCGAGAAGCTGGTGCGGCAGGGCGTGACCTCCACCTTCGCGCTCATCGCGCTCCGCCACGGCAAGGCTGCGCCGCGCGGAGACTGGGACGGCCCGGATGCCTCCCGCCCTCTCACCGACCGCGGGGTCAAGCAGGCCTGCTCCGACGTGCCGACCATCACGGCTTGGCGGCCCAAGCGCATCATCACGAGCGACGCCGTTCGCTGCGTCGGGACGGTCGCTCCTCTGGCGGCAGCGACCGGGGTGAAGCCGCGGCACGAGCCGGGGATCAGCCAGGATGCGTACGAGGAGGGCCGCGGCGAGGTGCGCAGCGTCATCGGCAAGCGCGTGCGCTCCAGGAAAACCGCCGTGCTCTGCAGCCACGGACCCGTGCTGCCCGAGATCATGCGCGAGATCGCCCTCGCCACCGGCACCATGCCGGGTGCCTACCTCAACGACGCCGCAGACCTCGACACCGGCGGGTTCTCGATCGTGCACCTGTCCGCGAGCAATCCGGCGTCCGGGATCATCTCGATCGAGACGTACGCGCCCGTCGCGTGA